One Deinococcus aestuarii DNA segment encodes these proteins:
- the panD gene encoding aspartate 1-decarboxylase, translated as MERIMFRAKIHRATVTQADLDYVGSVTIDQDLLDAADILVHERVDIYNITNGNRLSTYALSGPRGSGVIGINGAAAHLVQPGDMVIIAAYGNYSEEEARLLEPRVVLVDARNRMLDLQPA; from the coding sequence GTGGAACGCATCATGTTCAGGGCCAAGATCCACCGCGCGACCGTCACCCAGGCGGACCTCGACTACGTGGGCAGTGTCACCATCGACCAGGACCTGCTGGACGCGGCGGACATCCTGGTCCACGAGCGCGTGGACATCTACAACATCACCAACGGCAACCGCCTGAGCACCTACGCCCTGAGCGGCCCGCGCGGCAGCGGCGTCATCGGCATCAACGGGGCCGCCGCCCACCTGGTCCAGCCCGGCGACATGGTGATCATCGCCGCCTACGGCAACTACAGCGAAGAAGAGGCCCGCCTTCTCGAACCCCGCGTCGTCCTTGTGGACGCGAGGAACCGGATGCTGGACCTCCAGCCCGCCTGA
- a CDS encoding adenylyltransferase/cytidyltransferase family protein, producing MSGGDRARSAVYVGRFQPPHRAHLGTVLDALEAFPRVLVLLGSANLARSVRNPFTAGERAGMFRAALGEAGVERGGVLFRPLADRFDADAWAADVRAAAREVLGDLTPALVGFEKDASTSYLRWFPGWDRLLTPSVPGLNATDQRAAFLTGRPLPEGVPKAVRAFLARLALTPAFRRLQAEWAAVEAARASLPPGAQLHEERWLHVQAGQVWLHTRTGPIGRGLWELPGRVLPPGEEPALPADVVIDHPARALVAPTTAHLSLRPVPDFLPSRPVTLARALVQPRRFHEDHHVLLTRWLAGELRGEG from the coding sequence ATGAGCGGGGGGGACCGTGCCCGGTCGGCGGTCTACGTGGGCCGTTTCCAGCCGCCGCACCGGGCGCACCTGGGGACGGTGTTGGACGCCCTGGAGGCCTTCCCGCGCGTGCTCGTCCTGCTGGGCAGCGCGAACCTCGCCCGCTCGGTCCGCAACCCCTTCACGGCGGGGGAACGGGCGGGCATGTTCCGCGCGGCGCTCGGAGAAGCGGGAGTCGAACGGGGCGGCGTCCTCTTCCGCCCCCTCGCCGACCGCTTCGACGCGGACGCCTGGGCGGCGGACGTGCGGGCGGCGGCGCGCGAGGTGCTGGGTGACCTTACCCCCGCCCTCGTCGGCTTCGAGAAGGACGCGAGCACGAGCTACCTGCGCTGGTTCCCCGGCTGGGACCGCCTTCTCACCCCGTCCGTCCCCGGCCTGAACGCGACCGACCAGCGCGCGGCGTTCCTGACCGGGCGACCGCTGCCGGAGGGAGTGCCGAAGGCAGTGCGCGCCTTCCTCGCCCGCCTCGCCCTCACCCCCGCCTTCAGGCGGTTACAGGCCGAGTGGGCGGCGGTGGAGGCGGCCCGCGCGTCCCTTCCGCCCGGCGCCCAGTTGCACGAGGAACGCTGGCTGCACGTGCAGGCCGGGCAAGTCTGGCTGCACACCCGGACTGGGCCCATCGGGCGCGGCCTGTGGGAGTTGCCGGGCCGAGTCCTCCCGCCCGGCGAGGAGCCCGCTCTCCCCGCCGACGTCGTGATCGACCACCCCGCCCGCGCCCTCGTCGCCCCCACGACGGCGCACCTCTCCCTGCGGCCCGTGCCCGACTTCCTCCCGTCCCGCCCCGTGACCCTCGCCCGCGCCCTCGTCCAGCCGCGCCGCTTCCACGAGGATCACCACGTCTTGCTGACGCGCTGGCTGGCGGGGGAGTTGCGGGGCGAAGGGTAG
- a CDS encoding BamA/OMP85 family outer membrane protein — translation MRHPHTLALTLVLAAPVAVAQTAATVQDVVVNGTNDLLSNYVKATLSVQPGAALSSVNLRLVEQDVLATGYFKTATADLRTIGGRDTLVITVTPNATIGKVDVSGLTFLPTEGFKSSIAELLNIAPGATLNTGRLDQAKEALAQNFRSEGFPFVPSISAQTQTQRDGTVNVNFVVDETAPVTRVEVEGVTLIPRETVTNLFRPLYDAKRFTVPAYYAAVEGLQRAYSTAGYLQSGVNTAATTLENGVLRVRVVEGRASAVNLDALGLPAGTATPALQTRAGQPLVLSRIQADVRALSNATGKPVGFALQPDPQNPGQAAVYFGAAEVATGPVRAIAFRGNTRVPTATLAAAVKTKVGDVYSPQLAQEDFLAIRDAYRKAGYEVSTRDAITFENGTLTFNLREVRLAGYELQWQGNHRTQDRVVLRELPKPGGLFNLNDLRAGLANVSRLGYVQVVGENVRSDPQNPESVTYVLTVAEANQGIPVSLALSYDSLTGFGGEASYSNPNVFGLGHNASVTAGAQQNDAGQNLVGNVSYTIPWLDLNFLDFRERRTSLTASVGSSVAGNLPLTQENTTTGADEDTGRQYTVRTTGFSVSVGRNLTRNLTGSVGVGTSYRTYFLEGLEGDETSATTDEQARALLTPATRTTSLRTGLNYDTTDNPEFPSRGVRANTDLSYNFGVSGATPVSWTDIEGGVSTYFGLGRTLDKGFGVQTRQQAVAVRANAGTINGTTPSGTGYYVGGGSTPVAARQLRGLENNQLFGTNYFTASAEYRYDFNLTNSFTQGVYGVLFADAGDAWNDGEAFSLNYGFGAGVQLNLGFGGARLPSLRFDYGYSPQNTSSKFYFRIGNFW, via the coding sequence TGCTCGCCACCGGGTACTTCAAGACCGCCACCGCCGACCTGCGGACCATCGGCGGGCGCGACACGCTGGTGATCACCGTCACGCCCAACGCGACCATCGGGAAGGTGGACGTCTCCGGGCTGACCTTCCTCCCCACCGAGGGCTTCAAGTCGAGCATCGCCGAACTGCTCAACATCGCGCCCGGCGCCACGCTGAACACCGGGCGGCTCGACCAGGCCAAGGAGGCGCTGGCGCAGAACTTCCGCTCGGAGGGCTTCCCCTTCGTGCCCAGCATCAGCGCGCAGACCCAGACGCAGCGCGACGGCACGGTCAACGTCAACTTCGTGGTGGACGAGACGGCCCCCGTGACCCGCGTGGAGGTCGAGGGCGTGACCCTGATCCCCCGCGAGACGGTGACGAACCTCTTCCGCCCGCTCTACGACGCCAAGCGCTTCACCGTGCCCGCCTACTACGCCGCCGTCGAGGGGCTGCAACGGGCCTACAGCACCGCCGGATATCTCCAGAGCGGCGTGAATACGGCGGCGACCACCCTGGAGAACGGGGTGCTGCGCGTGCGGGTGGTCGAGGGCAGGGCGAGCGCCGTGAACCTCGACGCGCTGGGCCTGCCCGCCGGGACGGCCACGCCCGCCCTCCAGACGCGGGCGGGGCAGCCGCTCGTGCTCTCGCGCATCCAGGCGGACGTGCGGGCCTTGTCGAACGCGACGGGCAAGCCGGTGGGCTTCGCGCTGCAACCCGATCCGCAGAACCCCGGGCAGGCCGCCGTGTACTTCGGGGCCGCCGAGGTGGCGACCGGGCCGGTGCGCGCAATCGCCTTCCGGGGCAACACGCGGGTGCCCACCGCCACCCTCGCCGCCGCCGTGAAGACGAAGGTGGGCGACGTGTACTCGCCCCAGCTCGCGCAGGAGGACTTCCTGGCGATCCGTGACGCCTACCGCAAGGCCGGGTACGAGGTCAGCACGCGCGACGCGATCACCTTCGAGAACGGCACCTTGACCTTCAACCTGCGCGAGGTGCGCCTCGCCGGGTACGAGCTCCAGTGGCAGGGCAACCACCGCACCCAGGACCGGGTGGTGCTGCGCGAGCTGCCGAAGCCGGGGGGCCTGTTCAACCTCAACGACCTGCGCGCCGGGCTCGCCAACGTGAGCCGCCTGGGCTACGTGCAGGTCGTGGGTGAGAACGTCCGCAGCGATCCGCAAAACCCCGAGAGCGTGACCTACGTGCTGACCGTGGCGGAGGCCAACCAGGGCATCCCGGTGAGCCTGGCGCTCTCCTACGACAGCCTGACGGGCTTCGGCGGCGAGGCGTCTTACAGCAACCCGAATGTCTTCGGCCTGGGGCACAACGCCAGCGTGACGGCGGGCGCCCAGCAGAACGACGCGGGGCAGAACCTCGTGGGCAACGTCTCGTACACGATTCCGTGGCTGGACCTGAACTTCCTCGATTTCCGCGAAAGGCGCACCAGCCTGACGGCCTCGGTGGGAAGTTCGGTGGCGGGCAACCTGCCGCTGACGCAGGAGAACACGACCACGGGCGCGGACGAGGACACCGGGCGCCAGTACACGGTGCGCACGACCGGCTTCAGCGTGAGCGTGGGGCGCAACCTCACCCGCAACCTGACGGGCTCGGTGGGCGTGGGAACGAGCTACCGCACCTACTTCCTCGAGGGGCTGGAGGGCGACGAGACGAGCGCCACCACCGACGAGCAGGCGCGGGCCCTCCTGACGCCCGCCACACGCACGACCAGCCTGCGCACCGGGCTGAACTACGACACGACCGACAACCCCGAGTTCCCCAGCCGGGGCGTGCGCGCGAACACCGACCTCTCGTACAACTTCGGCGTCTCGGGGGCCACTCCGGTGAGCTGGACCGACATCGAGGGCGGCGTGAGCACCTACTTCGGGCTGGGCCGCACCCTCGACAAGGGCTTCGGCGTGCAGACCCGCCAGCAGGCGGTCGCCGTGCGGGCGAACGCGGGCACGATCAACGGCACCACCCCCAGCGGCACGGGCTACTACGTGGGCGGCGGCAGCACCCCGGTCGCGGCCCGGCAACTGCGCGGGCTGGAGAACAACCAGCTTTTTGGCACGAACTACTTCACCGCCAGCGCCGAATACCGTTACGACTTCAACCTCACGAACTCGTTTACCCAGGGCGTTTACGGCGTCCTCTTCGCCGACGCGGGCGATGCCTGGAACGACGGCGAGGCCTTCAGCCTGAACTACGGCTTCGGCGCGGGCGTGCAGCTCAACCTGGGTTTCGGCGGGGCGCGGCTGCCTTCCCTGCGTTTCGACTACGGCTACAGCCCCCAGAACACCAGCAGCAAGTTCTACTTCCGCATCGGCAACTTCTGGTAA
- a CDS encoding MFS transporter — protein sequence MTQTLPLPAALPVDDAIDRLGLGPFQWRLLAICGLTWAADAMEVLLMGFALPGISAAFGLERGSAPATLLLTATFAGMLVGALFWGWLADRIGRRTVFLTTVTLGVVFGLLGAFAPGVAWLVVARFLTGFAIGGTLPVDYAMMAEFVPTAWRGRFLVYLESFWALGTIGVAALAWGLSTAFEPEVAWRWLLALAALPGVVGLVARLGIPDSPRSLLARGQQGTARAALERVARVNRTTLPDAPLAVPPPAPRVTPAALFRGTLSRRTVLLALIWFGLSLGYYGIFSWLPSYLRAQGLDLGAVYRTSLLLALAQVPGYVLAAYLVEKVGRRATLVGYLAASALGAYLFLLADTANGVLLTSAGLSFALLGAWGALYAYTPELFPTPLRTTGMGFVSGMARLASVLSPSVGALLLTGQLAVALTLFAVCFAVAAVCGWAIGVETRGQRLPEVVG from the coding sequence ATGACCCAGACCCTCCCCCTGCCCGCCGCCCTGCCCGTGGACGACGCCATCGACCGGCTGGGGCTGGGCCCCTTCCAGTGGCGCCTGCTCGCCATCTGCGGCCTGACCTGGGCGGCGGACGCGATGGAGGTCCTGCTGATGGGTTTCGCCCTCCCCGGCATCAGCGCCGCGTTCGGGCTGGAGCGCGGCTCGGCCCCCGCGACCCTTCTCCTGACGGCCACCTTCGCGGGGATGCTGGTGGGTGCCCTCTTCTGGGGCTGGCTCGCCGACCGCATCGGGCGCCGCACCGTCTTCCTGACGACCGTGACGCTCGGCGTGGTCTTCGGCCTGCTCGGGGCCTTCGCGCCGGGGGTGGCGTGGCTCGTCGTCGCCCGCTTCCTGACGGGCTTCGCCATCGGCGGGACGCTCCCGGTGGACTACGCGATGATGGCCGAATTCGTGCCGACCGCGTGGCGGGGCCGCTTCCTGGTGTACCTGGAGAGCTTCTGGGCGTTGGGGACGATTGGGGTCGCCGCGCTCGCGTGGGGCCTGAGCACCGCCTTCGAGCCGGAGGTGGCCTGGCGCTGGCTCCTCGCCCTCGCGGCGTTGCCGGGGGTGGTGGGGCTGGTCGCGCGGCTGGGCATCCCCGACTCGCCCCGGTCGCTGCTCGCGCGGGGGCAACAGGGAACGGCGAGGGCGGCGCTGGAGCGGGTGGCGCGGGTGAACCGGACCACCCTCCCCGACGCGCCCCTCGCCGTGCCTCCTCCTGCTCCTCGCGTGACGCCCGCCGCGCTCTTCCGGGGAACGCTGAGCCGCCGCACCGTCCTGCTCGCGCTGATCTGGTTCGGGCTGAGCCTGGGGTATTACGGCATCTTCTCGTGGCTGCCCTCCTACCTGCGGGCGCAGGGGCTCGACCTGGGGGCCGTTTACCGCACCAGCCTCCTCCTCGCCCTCGCGCAGGTGCCGGGGTACGTGCTCGCCGCCTACCTCGTGGAGAAGGTCGGGCGGCGGGCGACGTTGGTCGGCTACCTCGCCGCGAGTGCGCTGGGCGCGTATCTCTTTCTGCTGGCGGACACGGCGAACGGAGTGCTGCTGACCTCCGCCGGGCTGTCCTTCGCGCTGCTGGGGGCGTGGGGGGCGCTGTACGCCTACACGCCCGAACTGTTCCCCACGCCGCTGAGGACGACCGGCATGGGCTTCGTGAGCGGCATGGCCCGCCTCGCCAGCGTCCTGTCGCCCAGCGTGGGGGCGCTGCTCCTCACCGGGCAGCTCGCGGTCGCGTTGACCCTCTTCGCCGTGTGCTTCGCCGTCGCCGCCGTGTGCGGGTGGGCCATCGGGGTCGAGACGCGCGGCCAGCGGCTGCCGGAGGTGGTGGGATGA
- a CDS encoding NAD(P)-dependent oxidoreductase encodes MTTLALLGGTGRTGRLLIDQALVQGHRLRVLARTPEKVHRKEDDLLTVVPGDARDRGAVARLVGGADAVLSALGPVRGGPPDVMTLAARHLVEVLPEQGIRRLITLTGAGVPFAGDQPKAVDHVFRTALRLLQPDVLRDSVAHATLIRESGLDWTVVRVPRLTDGPEGPLRVGLVGQIGTQITRASVSRFMLDQVAGREYVRQAPAISN; translated from the coding sequence ATGACGACCCTCGCCCTGCTCGGCGGCACGGGCCGCACGGGACGGCTCCTGATCGACCAGGCCCTCGTGCAGGGCCACCGTCTGCGGGTGCTCGCGCGCACGCCGGAGAAGGTGCACCGCAAGGAGGACGACCTCCTGACCGTCGTTCCCGGCGACGCCCGCGACCGCGGGGCCGTCGCCCGGCTCGTGGGGGGGGCGGACGCGGTGCTCAGCGCCCTCGGGCCGGTGCGGGGCGGCCCACCCGACGTGATGACCCTGGCGGCGCGGCACCTGGTCGAGGTGCTCCCCGAGCAGGGAATCAGGCGCCTGATCACGCTGACGGGGGCGGGAGTCCCCTTCGCCGGGGACCAGCCCAAGGCGGTCGATCACGTGTTCCGCACCGCGCTGCGCCTGCTCCAGCCCGACGTGCTGCGGGATTCCGTGGCGCACGCCACCCTGATCCGCGAGAGTGGCCTCGACTGGACGGTCGTGCGGGTGCCGCGCCTCACCGACGGGCCCGAGGGGCCGCTGCGGGTCGGGCTGGTCGGGCAGATCGGCACGCAGATCACCCGCGCGAGCGTGTCGCGCTTCATGCTCGATCAGGTGGCGGGGCGCGAGTACGTGCGGCAGGCCCCCGCCATCAGCAACTGA
- a CDS encoding nicotinate phosphoribosyltransferase: MTASPLFTDLYQLTMMQGYFAHGLHAQEAVFDLYFRKLPFQGGFAVWAGLEPALDLLEGLRFSGDDLAYLASLGLFTPGFLEALHDWRFTGRVTAFREGRVVFPHEPLLTVTAPLWEAQLVETALLNTLNFQTLVATKAARCVLAAGASPHGGQVVEFGARRAQGPDGALSAARAAFVGGAIGTSNVEAGRRYGIPVSGTHAHAWVESFPDELAAFRAYAKLYPDATTLLLDTVDTLRSGLPNALTVARELRASGHELKGVRLDSGDLAYLSRHIRSALDAADFPDVRIVASNDLSESVIASIIAEGGRVDVYGVGTGLVTAGGEGGGALGGVYKLAALNGVPKMKLTGEPAKSSLPGSKRVWRAVDEDGQYALDVLTLGDEPHAGERVSDPTNPLRSTRLQGGLTWQGAREVVMEGGRRTGSPETLPQVQARAREELGRLPAGTLRPLNPHVYRVSLGGDVAALRDRVADSLRAHAG, from the coding sequence ATGACCGCCTCGCCCCTCTTCACCGACCTCTACCAGCTCACGATGATGCAGGGATATTTCGCCCACGGCCTGCACGCGCAGGAGGCGGTGTTCGACCTGTATTTCCGCAAGCTGCCCTTCCAAGGCGGATTTGCCGTCTGGGCCGGACTGGAGCCCGCCCTGGATCTGCTGGAGGGGCTGCGATTTTCGGGGGACGACCTCGCCTACCTGGCGTCGTTGGGGCTCTTCACGCCCGGCTTTCTGGAGGCGTTGCATGACTGGCGCTTCACGGGCCGGGTGACCGCCTTCCGCGAGGGCCGGGTCGTCTTCCCGCACGAGCCGCTGCTCACCGTCACCGCGCCGCTGTGGGAGGCGCAACTGGTCGAGACGGCGCTGCTCAACACCCTCAACTTCCAGACCCTCGTGGCGACGAAGGCGGCCCGCTGCGTCCTCGCCGCCGGGGCGAGCCCGCACGGGGGGCAGGTCGTCGAGTTCGGCGCCCGCCGCGCGCAGGGACCGGACGGGGCCCTGAGCGCGGCCCGAGCCGCCTTCGTGGGAGGCGCCATCGGCACGAGCAACGTGGAGGCGGGGCGGAGGTACGGCATCCCCGTCAGCGGCACCCACGCCCACGCCTGGGTGGAGAGCTTCCCGGACGAGCTGGCGGCCTTTCGCGCCTACGCGAAGCTGTACCCGGACGCGACCACCCTGCTCCTCGACACGGTGGACACCCTGCGCAGCGGGTTGCCCAATGCCCTGACCGTCGCCCGTGAACTGCGCGCCTCCGGCCATGAACTCAAGGGCGTCCGGCTCGACAGCGGCGATCTCGCGTACCTGTCGCGGCACATCCGCTCGGCGCTCGACGCGGCGGATTTCCCGGACGTGCGGATCGTGGCGAGCAACGACCTCTCCGAGTCGGTCATCGCCTCCATCATCGCCGAGGGCGGGCGGGTGGACGTGTACGGGGTGGGGACCGGGCTCGTCACGGCAGGCGGGGAGGGCGGAGGGGCGCTCGGCGGCGTGTACAAGCTCGCGGCGTTGAACGGCGTGCCCAAGATGAAGCTCACGGGCGAGCCCGCCAAATCCAGCCTGCCGGGGTCGAAACGGGTCTGGCGCGCGGTCGATGAGGACGGCCAATACGCCCTCGACGTGCTCACGCTGGGGGACGAGCCCCACGCGGGCGAGCGGGTCAGCGACCCCACCAATCCCCTTCGCTCCACCCGGCTGCAAGGCGGCCTGACGTGGCAAGGCGCCCGCGAGGTCGTGATGGAGGGCGGGCGGCGCACCGGGTCACCGGAGACGTTGCCTCAGGTGCAGGCGCGGGCGCGTGAGGAACTGGGCCGCCTCCCCGCCGGGACCCTCCGCCCGCTCAATCCCCATGTCTACCGGGTGAGCCTCGGCGGGGATGTGGCCGCCCTGCGCGACCGGGTGGCCGACTCGCTGCGCGCCCACGCGGGATGA
- a CDS encoding Rqc2 family fibronectin-binding protein, with product MEGLMLARVLRDLSKHLPARTLGWAFPDETTAALLLDGVGNLVLSYRPPQPVVFLSRERMRGDPHNGFQRYLANRVRGDLLKAEQLKLDRVFALHFAGETGFVDQPPVRMLFEVTGRNANLLVLEAGEGFEGRIVLAAREITGSRNRFRTVRTGGVYTPPPPYEKLDPRLMTGEDARSLATLPVGRWRERVDGLGLLLGAELVRRTGLSPDEAPGDRWPGALAALRSLVEDPTVSEGTMREGAREAARAEKAAGLRKALREPLEKRLTLVQNQLADVTRAEAGLDNAAQDRTEADLLMAYAHTVEPGTASALLPAFDGSGEVPVALDPQLSAVQNAEKRYARARRREDVYERLAEREPTLRAELEEARERLAQLDAAGLEELEALSQTLQAERPEKSPYGIRFTTPGGFEALVGRNNKENATLTHRIGRSLDYWFHAQGYPGSHVLVRAGGRDLALPDILYAARLAAAHSKARGSSNVPVDYTRVKFVWRPRGSPAGQVHYTDQKTVFVDGTLPEENAAAG from the coding sequence ATGGAAGGGCTGATGCTCGCCCGGGTGCTGCGGGACCTCTCGAAGCACCTGCCCGCCCGGACGCTGGGCTGGGCCTTCCCCGACGAGACGACCGCCGCGCTGCTCCTCGACGGGGTGGGGAACCTCGTGCTCTCGTACCGGCCACCGCAGCCCGTGGTCTTCTTGTCGCGCGAGCGGATGAGGGGTGACCCGCACAACGGGTTCCAGCGGTATCTGGCGAACCGGGTGCGCGGGGACCTCTTGAAAGCCGAGCAGCTCAAGCTCGACCGGGTGTTCGCGCTGCACTTCGCGGGCGAGACGGGCTTCGTGGACCAGCCCCCGGTTCGGATGCTCTTCGAGGTGACGGGCCGCAACGCCAACCTCCTCGTGCTGGAGGCGGGCGAGGGCTTCGAGGGGCGGATCGTCCTCGCCGCCCGCGAGATCACCGGAAGCCGCAACCGCTTCCGCACGGTGCGGACGGGCGGGGTCTACACGCCGCCGCCCCCCTACGAGAAGCTCGACCCGCGCCTGATGACGGGGGAGGACGCCCGCTCTCTCGCCACCCTCCCCGTCGGCAGGTGGCGGGAACGGGTGGATGGGCTGGGCCTCCTGCTCGGCGCCGAACTCGTCCGCCGCACGGGGCTCTCCCCCGACGAGGCGCCGGGCGACCGCTGGCCGGGGGCGCTGGCGGCCCTGCGTTCCCTGGTGGAGGACCCCACCGTCAGCGAGGGGACGATGCGGGAGGGGGCGCGCGAGGCGGCGCGGGCGGAGAAGGCCGCAGGGCTCCGCAAGGCCCTGCGCGAGCCGCTGGAGAAGCGGCTGACCCTGGTGCAGAACCAGCTCGCCGACGTGACGCGGGCGGAGGCGGGGCTGGACAACGCCGCGCAGGACCGCACCGAGGCCGACCTGCTGATGGCGTACGCGCACACGGTGGAGCCCGGCACGGCCTCCGCCCTCCTGCCCGCCTTCGACGGCAGCGGCGAGGTGCCCGTGGCGCTCGACCCGCAGCTTTCCGCCGTGCAGAACGCGGAAAAACGCTACGCCCGTGCCCGCCGCCGCGAGGACGTGTACGAGCGGCTGGCGGAGCGCGAGCCCACCCTGCGCGCCGAGCTGGAAGAAGCCCGCGAACGCCTTGCGCAACTCGACGCGGCGGGCCTGGAGGAGCTGGAGGCGCTGTCGCAGACCCTCCAGGCCGAGCGGCCCGAGAAGAGTCCGTACGGCATCCGCTTCACCACGCCGGGGGGCTTCGAGGCGCTGGTCGGTCGCAACAACAAGGAGAACGCGACCCTGACGCACCGCATCGGGCGCAGCCTCGACTACTGGTTCCACGCTCAGGGCTACCCCGGCAGCCACGTCCTCGTGCGGGCGGGGGGCAGGGACCTCGCGCTGCCCGACATCCTGTACGCGGCCCGGCTCGCCGCCGCGCATTCCAAGGCGCGCGGGAGCAGCAACGTCCCGGTGGATTACACCCGGGTCAAGTTCGTGTGGCGGCCCAGGGGGTCTCCCGCCGGACAGGTCCACTACACCGACCAGAAAACGGTCTTCGTGGACGGCACACTGCCGGAGGAGAACGCGGCGGCGGGGTGA
- the meaB gene encoding methylmalonyl Co-A mutase-associated GTPase MeaB — translation MPAADPPHPLAASLLAGERRALAKAITLAESTRPDHEREAQTLLSQVLPHAGRGVRVGLTGVPGVGKSTFIEALGVRLADAGHRVAVLAVDPSSVRTGGSIMGDKTRMPALTVHEGAYIRPSPSGGTLGGVARRTREAITLCEAAGFDVILVETVGVGQSETQVAAMTDLFVLLTLPNAGDELQGIKRGIMELADLCVVNKADADPAAARVAQRELSAALRLLTPHDAPWRPRALQASALTGAGLDEVWAAVEEYRSEPERVERRRRAQTGAWFGELLREAAWRAFQAGIDAERLRSLRAEVLAGTLTPVQGVRQLLGE, via the coding sequence ATGCCCGCCGCCGACCCGCCACATCCCCTCGCCGCCTCCCTCCTCGCCGGAGAACGCCGCGCCCTCGCCAAGGCGATCACCCTCGCCGAGTCCACCCGGCCCGACCACGAGCGGGAGGCGCAGACACTCCTGAGCCAGGTCCTGCCCCACGCCGGGCGGGGCGTGCGTGTCGGGCTGACGGGGGTGCCGGGGGTGGGCAAGTCCACCTTCATCGAGGCGCTGGGGGTGCGGCTGGCGGACGCGGGGCACCGGGTGGCCGTGCTGGCGGTCGATCCGAGCAGCGTGCGAACGGGCGGAAGCATCATGGGGGACAAGACGCGGATGCCCGCCCTGACGGTGCACGAGGGCGCCTACATCCGCCCGAGCCCCAGCGGCGGGACCCTCGGCGGGGTGGCGCGGCGCACCCGCGAGGCGATCACCCTCTGCGAGGCGGCGGGCTTCGACGTGATCCTCGTCGAAACCGTGGGCGTCGGCCAGAGCGAGACGCAGGTGGCGGCGATGACGGACCTCTTCGTGCTGCTGACCCTGCCGAACGCGGGCGACGAACTTCAGGGCATCAAGCGCGGAATCATGGAACTCGCCGACCTGTGCGTGGTGAACAAGGCGGACGCGGACCCGGCGGCGGCGAGGGTCGCCCAGCGGGAACTCTCGGCGGCGCTGCGGCTGCTGACCCCCCACGACGCGCCGTGGCGACCCCGCGCCCTGCAAGCCTCCGCACTGACGGGGGCCGGGCTGGACGAGGTGTGGGCGGCGGTGGAGGAGTACCGCTCAGAGCCGGAGCGGGTGGAGCGCCGCCGCCGCGCGCAGACCGGGGCGTGGTTCGGGGAGTTGCTGCGGGAGGCGGCGTGGCGCGCGTTTCAGGCGGGGATCGACGCCGAGCGGCTGCGGTCGCTGCGGGCGGAGGTGCTGGCGGGGACGCTGACGCCGGTGCAGGGGGTGCGGCAATTGCTGGGGGAGTGA
- a CDS encoding orotate phosphoribosyltransferase, whose product MLLDLTRRGGHTAFRNGLHGDGWLEKGEVTRDPARLDSLAAVQAGQIAVAFPGATLIVGASQCDAVLAAFVARHLGLPVAFLNVEGERAVFHRMHVPEPGERVVLVDDLICTGQGARVLVRSLREGGHEVLGLSAWAVRDGARLPDVPAVPLAPHPYRTFAEESCPLCADETPLIWTGVRE is encoded by the coding sequence GTGCTACTGGACCTGACGCGGCGCGGCGGCCACACGGCCTTTCGAAACGGCCTGCACGGCGACGGCTGGCTGGAAAAGGGGGAGGTCACGCGCGACCCGGCGCGGTTGGACTCGCTGGCGGCGGTGCAGGCGGGGCAGATCGCCGTGGCCTTTCCGGGAGCGACCCTCATCGTCGGGGCCAGCCAGTGCGACGCGGTGCTCGCGGCCTTCGTGGCCCGGCACCTGGGACTTCCCGTCGCCTTCTTGAACGTGGAGGGGGAGCGGGCCGTCTTCCACCGGATGCACGTGCCGGAGCCGGGCGAGCGGGTGGTTCTCGTGGACGACCTGATCTGCACCGGGCAGGGCGCCCGCGTCCTCGTCCGCTCGCTGCGGGAGGGGGGGCACGAGGTGCTGGGGCTGAGTGCCTGGGCGGTGCGGGATGGGGCCCGTTTGCCGGACGTGCCCGCCGTGCCGCTCGCGCCTCACCCTTACCGGACCTTCGCGGAGGAGAGCTGCCCGCTGTGTGCCGATGAAACGCCGTTGATCTGGACGGGCGTCCGGGAGTAG